One part of the Bacteroidota bacterium genome encodes these proteins:
- a CDS encoding sensor histidine kinase, with protein MKKILIIQFGCLCLMMGGVSAQDDVRNRILDSLFTVLKVHKTDTAKVNTLNAIASEFRNNDPDTSIYFGNKALELAKSINYKMGIANVYLQLNIPTTNIGDYELALKYCNHALQLYDELLITEKSTHRPRILTQKGRTFNSMGIIYWYQGNLTESLKYHLLALKVREGIKDKKGISFSLNNIGLVYSNLGNYPKALENYFAALKSFEEIGDKESIAASYINIGLIYRDQGNFQKALNNYFTALKIFKELRDKRNIAGSFNNIGAVYDDQGKYDEALKNYFMALKIQQEIGDKHSIANSYENIGLIYMYQDIYQDALMYLFKSLKIKEEIGNNQGIAVTYNNLGNAYRLQKNYSAASQYLRKGLLIAKENGNIQDIKFNYLSLATLDSAQGNFKQSLDHYKLYITYRDSLDNEENTRKLVQQQLQFDFSKKEALIKVEQEKKDVVNQQQLQKQKVIRNSFITGSILLLLLIFVIINRNKLKRTVEMERMRSKLSRDLHDDIGSTLSSINILSRTAQNNLKQSDAEKTKASLEKINERSQRLLNNMSDIIWNINPGNDTIEEVMSRMREYATTILEAKNIEYTFNFPKEKMDCKLTMDVKNNMYLIFKEAVNNLSKYSVASQVNLSLTFDEKSIHLKVEDNGIGFNEDEVKHRGGLRNMQHRAEEIKGEINISSSPHNGTKIELIMPRYC; from the coding sequence ATGAAAAAAATATTAATTATTCAATTTGGTTGTTTGTGTCTTATGATGGGCGGGGTGTCTGCCCAAGACGATGTGAGAAATAGAATTTTGGATTCACTCTTCACAGTTTTAAAAGTTCACAAGACTGATACGGCAAAGGTAAATACGCTAAATGCCATTGCTTCTGAATTCAGAAATAATGATCCAGACACTTCAATTTATTTTGGTAATAAGGCGCTAGAGTTAGCTAAATCGATTAATTATAAAATGGGAATTGCCAATGTGTACTTGCAGTTGAATATTCCAACTACGAATATTGGAGATTATGAATTAGCGCTGAAATATTGTAACCATGCTTTACAATTATATGATGAACTACTGATCACCGAAAAATCGACTCATAGACCTCGAATCCTGACTCAAAAAGGTAGAACTTTTAATAGCATGGGAATCATCTATTGGTATCAAGGAAATTTAACAGAATCGTTGAAGTATCATTTACTTGCTTTAAAAGTCAGAGAAGGAATTAAGGATAAAAAGGGAATCTCTTTTTCTCTTAACAACATAGGACTTGTTTATTCGAATCTGGGTAATTATCCCAAAGCATTAGAGAATTATTTTGCCGCTCTAAAGAGTTTTGAAGAAATTGGAGATAAGGAGAGTATTGCCGCTTCGTACATCAACATCGGACTTATTTACAGAGATCAAGGCAATTTTCAGAAAGCGTTAAATAATTATTTTACTGCTTTAAAAATCTTTAAAGAATTAAGGGATAAAAGAAACATTGCTGGTTCTTTCAACAACATAGGTGCAGTTTATGATGATCAAGGAAAGTACGATGAAGCATTAAAGAATTATTTTATGGCTTTAAAAATTCAACAGGAAATTGGGGATAAACATAGTATAGCTAATTCTTATGAAAATATCGGTCTTATCTATATGTATCAAGATATTTATCAAGATGCTTTGATGTATTTGTTTAAGTCCTTAAAAATAAAAGAGGAAATAGGCAATAATCAGGGAATTGCGGTTACCTATAACAACCTGGGCAATGCTTATCGGCTTCAGAAAAATTATAGCGCAGCGAGCCAATATCTGCGTAAGGGCTTATTGATTGCAAAAGAGAATGGTAATATTCAAGATATAAAATTTAATTATCTTAGCTTAGCAACGTTGGATAGTGCGCAAGGTAATTTTAAGCAGTCCTTAGATCATTATAAATTGTATATTACCTATCGCGATAGTTTGGACAATGAAGAGAATACAAGGAAATTAGTTCAGCAGCAATTGCAATTTGATTTTAGTAAAAAGGAGGCGTTAATCAAGGTAGAGCAGGAGAAGAAGGATGTTGTCAACCAACAACAACTTCAAAAGCAAAAAGTAATTCGAAATTCATTTATTACCGGATCAATCTTATTGCTTCTCCTCATTTTTGTGATAATTAATAGAAATAAGTTAAAACGCACAGTGGAAATGGAACGTATGCGAAGTAAGTTAAGCCGCGATTTGCATGATGATATTGGGAGCACCTTGAGTAGCATAAATATTTTAAGCAGAACAGCACAAAACAATCTTAAACAATCCGACGCCGAAAAAACAAAAGCATCGTTAGAAAAAATTAATGAACGTAGTCAGCGATTATTAAATAATATGAGTGATATTATCTGGAACATTAATCCTGGTAACGATACTATTGAAGAAGTAATGAGCCGAATGAGAGAATATGCAACTACAATACTCGAAGCTAAAAATATAGAGTACACTTTTAATTTCCCCAAAGAAAAAATGGATTGCAAACTTACAATGGATGTTAAAAATAATATGTACTTGATTTTTAAAGAAGCGGTTAATAATCTTTCAAAATATTCAGTTGCTTCACAAGTTAACCTGTCATTAACATTTGATGAGAAAAGTATTCACTTGAAGGTAGAAGATAATGGAATAGGCTTTAATGAAGATGAAGTAAAGCACCGTGGAGGCTTACGCAACATGCAACACCGTGCGGAGGAAATTAAAGGCGAAATCAATATAAGTTCTTCGCCTCATAATGGGACGAAAATTGAGTTGATTATGCCGCGATATTGTTAA
- a CDS encoding T9SS type A sorting domain-containing protein — protein sequence MNLIIVVHCRIQLWDNTLQGWQPFPGAPNVGLFVTNSGSQAGPTDFFVMASDLAGPSQLETGYNLRGKWCCGEFCFDYKVFDDGVAGVTNVNPTFRILNGSLGFVFTSSTVVNETMGWQNICAPITDCNPPPSSPAGVWTPIAGTTLSDWTTVLSNVTNVLFRVDFSAAVGEASGFDNVCINSNVPSIDAGNDTTVCAGSVISLHVEGCSNNPEWYAISGDTLIFVGNGPLIDVAPTQNTCYIVTCCGVGTCCCDTDTVCINVNPPPVLQWTSVYPDVCLNSAPIVLDSSQIQVFVNGNWVSINSLPGSGFFSGAGVTGNIFTPSIIGPHTICYTYTDSVGCTKTICNTINVIFCCDTSFQISAGNDTTICHGGVAVLTVSGCNGAATWYKMSVEGPIVIGQGPLVDVTPTQNTCYMVVCCDPLYPACCDTDTVCVFVNELPILQWNTVYPSVCQNSAPIVLDSSQILVFVNNNWVPVSSLGGSGVFSGPFVTGNIFTPSTIGTYTICYTYTDSVGCSNQICNTINVIFCCDTSFQISAGNDTTICHGGVAVLTVSGCNGAATWYKMSGQGPIVIGQGPLVDVTPTQNTCYMVVCCDPLYPACCDTDTVCVYVNELPILQWNTNYPSVCQNSAPIYLDSNNILVFVNNNWVPVSNLGGSGVFSGPFVTGNIFTPSTIGTYTICYTYTDSVGCSNQICNTINVIFCCDTSFQISAGNDTTICHGGVAILNVSGCNGAATWFKLGVEGPIVIGQGPLVDVTPTQNTCYMVVCCDPLYPACCDTDTVCVYVNELPILQWNTVYPSVCQNSAPIYLDSNNILVFVNNNWVPVSSLGGSGVFSGPFVTGNIFTPSTIGTYTICYTYTDSVGCSNQICNTINVIFCCDTSFQISAGNDTTICHGGVAVLTVSGCNGAATWYKMSGQGPIVIGQGPLVDVTPTQNTCYMVVCCDPLYPACCDTDTVCVYVNELPILQWNTNYPSVCQNSAPIYLDSNNVLVFVNNNWVPVSSLGGSGVFSGPFVTGNIFTPSTIGTYTICYTYTDSVGCSNQICNTINVIFCCDTSFQISAGNDTTICHGGVAVLNVSGCNGSAIWYALSPNGPVPVGQGPILDALPQTSTCYMVVCCDPLYPACCDTDTVCVYVNELPILQWNTNYPSVCQNSAPIYLDSNNVLVFVNNNWVPVSSLGGSGVFSGPFVTGNIFTPSTIGTYTICYTYTDSVGCSNQICNTINVIFCCDTSFQISAGNDTTICAGGVAILQVDGCMGTPTWYMLTGEGPIPVVQGQIFDVFPQVNTCYMVVCCDTMYPACCDTDTVCVFVNAPPVLTWPTVYPDVCQNGGSITLNPADIFVDVNNTWVMSPFAGGTGVFSGTGVVGNTFTPGAPGLYTICFTYTDSLGCSNTICNTINVIFCCDTTYNISAGNDTTICTGGVAILTVTGCNGPAVWYALTGEGPIPVGQGPILDVLPQQSTCYIVICCNPLYPQCCDTDTVCVFVNAPPVLTWPTVYPDVCQNGGPITLNPADIFVDVNNTWVMSPFAGGTGVFSGTGVVGNTFTPGAPGLYTICFTYTDSLGCSSTICNTINVIFCCDTLSTVSAGNDTTICAGGVAILTATGCTGNTTWYQMGVEGPFVVGQGPVFDALPQQSTCYMVVCCDPLYPACCDTDTVCVFVNPLPVLSWPTIYTDICNNGGPITLNPADVFVDINNTWVMSPFAGGTGVFSGPGVFGNTFTPPGIGSYVITFTYTDANGCVTTISNSITVIFCCDTLSTVSAGNDTTICAGGVAILTATGCTGNTTWYQMGVEGPFVVGQGPVFDALPQQSTCYMVVCCDPLYPACCDTDTVCVFVNPLPVLSWPTIYTDICNNGGPITLNPADVFVDINNTWVMSPFAGGTGVFSGPGVFGNTFTPPGIGSYVITFTYTDANGCVATISNSITVIFCCDTLSTVSAGNDTTICAGGVAILTATGCTGNITWYQLGVEGPFVVGQGPVFDALPQQSTCYMVVCCDPLYPACCDTDTVCVYVGSQPVLSWPSSYPEICQNGGPITLNPADIFVDINNTWVMSPFAGGTGVFSGTGVVGNTFTPGAPGLYTICFTFTNQAGCSSTICKTISVIYCCDAQINISAGNDTTICSGSTVTIAVTGCSSLASWYWLTAGGPAFVGSGPSIQVGLTGNTIPVTACYMVVCCDPVYPQCCDTDTVCVTILPVVSVGPITGTHLTACLPAIFGGSTYSVPAVSGATYQWTVPAGMSISSGQGTPTITTTWTNLAMNAGISGQLCVYQITPCGVQLICTPIDLNAVAPVTPPSISGPAKVCPGNIVTYSVAAVARATSYNWTLPAGMTITSGAGTNVITVSVGLGFVGGTIVLTASNACGTSPARTKAVMLNPPLTPGPISGPSTGVCGTNGAVYTIVPVPNAVSYLWTVTNGTIVGANTGTSIVVNWNTSFTSAVVTVRAVNGCGMGAIRTLNVSGAPATPGPITGPVNVCSGATYHYSTATVAGASQYTWVTPGTIVSGQGTKDIDVVFNTVPAANQVVSVRASNPCGNSAIRVLNGITISFCIRMDNSDYDLLSVYPNPAHEQFEINYITMKDSEYRMDMIDAEGRVVWNMKRTGDGELLRKQVDVTGIARGLYLIRLNDEEGVKQLKIIIN from the coding sequence TTGAATTTAATAATTGTTGTCCATTGCCGGATACAACTTTGGGATAATACCTTGCAAGGATGGCAGCCGTTCCCGGGAGCGCCAAACGTTGGACTTTTCGTTACCAATAGTGGCTCACAGGCCGGACCAACGGACTTTTTCGTGATGGCATCCGATCTTGCAGGTCCATCTCAACTTGAAACCGGATATAATCTGCGCGGCAAGTGGTGTTGCGGTGAATTCTGTTTCGATTATAAAGTATTTGACGATGGAGTTGCCGGAGTAACCAATGTGAATCCCACTTTCAGAATATTAAATGGCTCACTTGGATTCGTCTTCACTTCAAGTACCGTTGTGAATGAAACAATGGGTTGGCAAAATATATGTGCGCCTATTACGGATTGTAATCCTCCTCCTTCATCACCTGCAGGTGTATGGACTCCGATTGCCGGTACTACACTCAGCGATTGGACAACAGTGCTGTCAAATGTGACGAATGTGTTATTTAGAGTAGATTTTTCTGCTGCTGTAGGAGAAGCCTCCGGTTTCGATAATGTTTGCATAAATTCTAACGTGCCTTCTATCGATGCAGGTAACGATACAACAGTTTGTGCAGGAAGTGTTATTTCTCTTCATGTAGAAGGTTGTTCAAATAACCCTGAATGGTATGCCATCTCCGGTGATACATTGATTTTCGTTGGCAATGGTCCTCTAATCGATGTAGCTCCCACCCAAAACACATGTTACATTGTTACTTGTTGTGGTGTTGGAACATGTTGTTGCGATACGGATACGGTTTGTATTAATGTAAATCCGCCTCCTGTCTTACAATGGACTTCAGTTTATCCTGATGTTTGTCTGAATTCTGCACCGATTGTATTGGATTCATCACAGATTCAGGTTTTTGTAAATGGAAATTGGGTGTCGATTAATTCTCTTCCGGGAAGCGGATTCTTCAGTGGAGCAGGGGTGACAGGAAATATTTTTACTCCATCAATAATTGGTCCGCATACTATTTGCTATACGTATACGGATAGTGTGGGCTGTACTAAAACAATTTGCAACACGATCAATGTGATCTTCTGTTGTGATACGAGCTTCCAGATTTCCGCAGGCAACGATACCACGATTTGTCACGGAGGAGTAGCCGTACTGACAGTGAGCGGATGTAACGGAGCAGCGACCTGGTATAAAATGAGTGTAGAAGGCCCGATCGTTATCGGTCAGGGTCCTTTGGTGGATGTTACACCAACGCAGAACACCTGTTATATGGTGGTCTGCTGTGACCCGCTTTATCCGGCCTGCTGTGATACCGATACCGTTTGTGTATTTGTAAACGAACTTCCGATCCTGCAATGGAATACGGTCTACCCAAGCGTCTGTCAGAACTCTGCGCCAATTGTGCTCGATTCATCACAGATTTTAGTATTTGTAAATAACAACTGGGTACCTGTATCGAGTTTGGGCGGCAGTGGTGTCTTCTCGGGACCATTTGTAACCGGAAACATCTTCACGCCATCCACGATAGGCACTTATACTATTTGCTATACTTATACCGATAGCGTAGGTTGTAGTAATCAAATCTGCAATACCATCAATGTGATCTTCTGTTGTGATACAAGCTTCCAGATTTCTGCGGGCAACGATACCACAATTTGTCACGGAGGAGTAGCAGTACTGACAGTGAGCGGATGTAACGGAGCTGCGACCTGGTATAAAATGAGTGGACAAGGCCCGATCGTTATCGGTCAGGGTCCGCTGGTAGATGTTACACCAACGCAGAATACCTGCTACATGGTTGTTTGTTGTGATCCGCTTTATCCGGCTTGTTGCGATACAGATACTGTTTGTGTGTATGTGAACGAGCTTCCGATCCTGCAATGGAATACGAATTACCCAAGCGTCTGCCAAAACTCCGCGCCAATCTATCTCGACTCTAACAATATCCTGGTGTTTGTAAATAACAACTGGGTACCTGTATCCAATTTGGGCGGCAGTGGAGTATTCTCCGGACCGTTTGTAACAGGAAATATTTTCACACCATCCACGATAGGCACTTATACTATTTGTTATACTTATACGGATAGTGTAGGCTGCAGTAATCAAATATGCAATACGATCAATGTGATCTTCTGTTGTGATACAAGCTTCCAGATTTCTGCGGGCAACGATACCACAATTTGTCACGGAGGTGTAGCGATACTGAATGTATCAGGATGTAACGGCGCAGCCACATGGTTTAAGCTGGGCGTAGAAGGTCCGATCGTCATTGGACAAGGTCCATTGGTGGATGTTACGCCAACACAGAATACCTGTTATATGGTTGTTTGCTGTGATCCGCTGTATCCTGCCTGTTGTGATACGGATACGGTTTGCGTGTACGTGAACGAGCTGCCGATCCTGCAATGGAATACGGTGTATCCAAGCGTCTGTCAGAACTCAGCGCCGATTTATCTGGACTCAAACAACATACTGGTATTTGTGAATAATAACTGGGTGCCTGTATCAAGTCTGGGCGGTAGTGGAGTCTTCTCAGGACCATTTGTAACCGGAAACATCTTCACGCCATCCACGATAGGTACTTATACCATTTGCTATACATATACCGATAGTGTCGGTTGCAGCAATCAGATTTGCAATACCATCAATGTGATCTTCTGTTGTGATACAAGCTTCCAGATTTCTGCGGGCAACGATACAACGATTTGTCACGGAGGTGTAGCAGTACTTACAGTGAGCGGATGTAACGGAGCTGCGACCTGGTATAAAATGAGTGGACAAGGCCCGATCGTTATCGGTCAGGGTCCTTTAGTAGATGTTACGCCAACGCAGAATACCTGCTACATGGTTGTTTGTTGTGATCCGCTTTATCCGGCTTGTTGCGATACAGATACCGTTTGTGTATATGTGAACGAGCTTCCGATCCTGCAATGGAATACGAATTACCCAAGCGTCTGTCAGAACTCCGCACCGATTTACCTCGACTCTAACAACGTGCTGGTGTTTGTAAATAACAACTGGGTACCTGTATCTAGTTTGGGCGGCAGTGGCGTATTCTCGGGACCATTTGTAACCGGAAACATCTTCACGCCATCCACGATAGGCACTTATACTATTTGCTATACTTATACCGATAGTGTAGGTTGCAGCAATCAAATCTGCAATACCATCAATGTGATCTTCTGTTGTGATACAAGCTTCCAGATTTCTGCGGGCAACGATACAACGATTTGTCACGGAGGTGTAGCTGTACTGAATGTATCAGGATGTAATGGTTCTGCAATATGGTACGCGCTCTCTCCAAATGGTCCTGTGCCTGTTGGTCAGGGTCCTATTTTGGATGCCTTGCCACAAACATCTACCTGTTACATGGTCGTCTGTTGTGATCCGCTCTATCCTGCCTGTTGCGATACAGATACTGTTTGCGTGTACGTGAACGAACTTCCGATCCTGCAATGGAATACGAATTACCCAAGTGTCTGCCAAAACTCTGCGCCTATCTACCTCGACTCAAATAATGTACTAGTGTTTGTAAATAACAACTGGGTGCCTGTATCAAGTCTGGGCGGCAGTGGAGTATTCTCCGGACCATTTGTAACAGGAAATATCTTCACGCCATCCACAATAGGCACTTATACCATCTGCTATACTTATACAGATAGCGTAGGCTGCAGTAATCAAATCTGCAATACCATCAATGTGATCTTCTGTTGTGATACGAGCTTCCAGATCTCTGCGGGCAATGATACAACGATTTGTGCAGGTGGTGTAGCTATATTACAGGTTGATGGATGTATGGGTACACCAACCTGGTATATGTTAACCGGGGAAGGTCCGATTCCTGTTGTTCAGGGACAAATATTTGATGTGTTTCCGCAAGTAAATACTTGTTATATGGTCGTGTGTTGCGATACTATGTATCCTGCATGCTGCGATACGGACACCGTATGTGTCTTCGTTAATGCACCACCGGTATTAACTTGGCCAACAGTTTATCCGGATGTATGTCAGAATGGTGGATCAATTACGCTGAACCCTGCTGATATCTTCGTTGATGTTAACAATACATGGGTGATGTCACCATTTGCTGGAGGCACCGGTGTCTTCTCAGGAACGGGTGTAGTGGGCAATACATTCACTCCCGGCGCTCCCGGTCTATATACGATCTGCTTTACCTATACAGATAGTCTGGGCTGTAGCAATACGATCTGCAATACGATCAATGTCATCTTCTGTTGTGATACGACTTATAACATCTCAGCAGGCAACGATACCACCATTTGTACGGGTGGCGTAGCGATACTGACCGTGACAGGTTGCAATGGTCCGGCTGTATGGTATGCATTAACAGGAGAGGGTCCGATTCCGGTTGGACAAGGTCCGATCTTAGATGTGCTTCCTCAGCAGAGTACTTGTTACATAGTGATCTGTTGTAACCCGCTCTATCCGCAGTGTTGCGATACGGACACTGTATGTGTTTTCGTTAATGCACCACCGGTATTAACATGGCCAACGGTTTATCCTGATGTATGTCAGAATGGAGGACCGATTACACTGAATCCTGCAGATATTTTCGTTGATGTTAACAATACATGGGTGATGTCACCATTTGCTGGAGGCACCGGTGTCTTCTCAGGAACGGGTGTAGTGGGCAATACATTCACTCCCGGCGCTCCCGGTCTATATACGATCTGCTTTACCTATACCGATAGTCTGGGCTGTAGCAGTACCATATGCAATACGATAAATGTCATCTTCTGTTGTGATACCTTAAGTACAGTATCCGCCGGAAATGATACGACAATATGTGCAGGTGGAGTAGCTATCTTAACGGCTACCGGTTGCACAGGAAATACCACGTGGTATCAGATGGGAGTAGAAGGGCCATTTGTAGTGGGTCAGGGTCCTGTATTCGATGCCTTGCCACAACAAAGTACCTGCTATATGGTAGTATGTTGTGATCCTTTGTATCCTGCGTGTTGCGATACGGATACGGTTTGCGTATTTGTGAATCCGTTGCCGGTATTGTCATGGCCAACTATCTACACGGATATCTGTAACAATGGCGGACCAATAACATTGAATCCGGCAGATGTGTTTGTAGATATTAATAATACCTGGGTGATGTCACCGTTTGCAGGGGGTACAGGCGTATTCTCAGGCCCCGGTGTTTTTGGAAATACATTCACGCCTCCCGGCATTGGTTCTTATGTGATCACATTTACTTACACGGATGCTAACGGCTGCGTCACTACGATATCCAATTCGATTACAGTCATCTTCTGTTGCGATACGTTAAGTACGGTGTCCGCCGGAAATGATACGACGATATGTGCAGGAGGAGTGGCCATCTTAACGGCTACCGGTTGCACAGGAAATACCACGTGGTATCAGATGGGAGTAGAAGGGCCATTTGTAGTGGGTCAGGGTCCTGTATTCGATGCCTTGCCACAACAAAGTACCTGCTATATGGTAGTATGTTGTGATCCGTTGTATCCTGCGTGTTGCGATACGGATACGGTTTGCGTATTTGTGAATCCGTTGCCGGTATTGTCATGGCCAACTATCTATACAGATATCTGTAACAATGGCGGACCAATAACATTGAATCCGGCCGATGTGTTTGTAGATATTAATAATACCTGGGTGATGTCACCGTTTGCAGGGGGCACAGGCGTATTCTCCGGCCCCGGTGTTTTTGGAAATACATTCACACCTCCCGGCATTGGTTCTTATGTGATCACATTTACTTACACGGATGCTAACGGCTGCGTCGCTACGATATCCAATTCGATTACAGTCATCTTCTGTTGTGATACGTTAAGTACGGTATCCGCCGGAAATGATACGACGATATGTGCAGGAGGAGTGGCCATCTTGACGGCTACCGGTTGCACCGGAAATATAACGTGGTATCAGCTGGGAGTAGAAGGTCCATTTGTAGTGGGTCAGGGTCCTGTATTCGATGCCTTGCCACAACAAAGTACCTGCTATATGGTAGTATGTTGTGATCCGTTGTATCCTGCGTGTTGTGATACGGATACGGTTTGTGTCTATGTAGGCAGTCAGCCTGTGTTAAGTTGGCCTTCCTCTTATCCTGAAATTTGTCAGAACGGAGGACCAATCACATTGAATCCTGCTGATATCTTCGTCGATATCAACAACACATGGGTGATGTCTCCATTCGCAGGTGGTACAGGTGTCTTCTCCGGCACTGGTGTGGTGGGCAATACGTTTACACCGGGAGCACCAGGATTGTATACGATTTGTTTCACCTTTACAAATCAGGCGGGATGCAGTAGTACAATTTGTAAAACCATCAGCGTAATCTATTGCTGTGATGCGCAAATTAACATCTCTGCAGGAAATGATACTACTATCTGTTCGGGAAGTACGGTGACCATAGCGGTAACCGGTTGTTCTTCTCTTGCATCATGGTATTGGTTAACTGCCGGAGGACCTGCATTTGTAGGATCAGGACCTTCTATTCAGGTGGGCTTGACCGGAAATACAATTCCGGTTACTGCGTGTTATATGGTTGTATGCTGTGATCCTGTCTATCCGCAATGTTGCGATACAGATACCGTTTGTGTTACCATTCTTCCCGTTGTGAGTGTCGGTCCAATCACAGGCACTCATCTGACAGCTTGTTTACCAGCCATATTTGGAGGAAGTACCTACTCTGTACCTGCTGTTTCGGGTGCCACTTACCAATGGACGGTGCCGGCAGGAATGTCTATTAGTAGTGGGCAAGGAACGCCAACAATAACTACTACGTGGACGAATCTTGCCATGAATGCTGGAATCAGCGGACAATTATGTGTGTATCAAATTACACCTTGCGGAGTACAGCTAATATGTACCCCGATTGACTTGAATGCCGTTGCTCCTGTAACGCCTCCGTCCATTAGCGGACCGGCTAAAGTTTGTCCGGGTAATATAGTGACATACTCTGTTGCAGCAGTGGCAAGAGCTACCTCTTACAACTGGACTTTGCCTGCGGGTATGACGATCACAAGTGGAGCAGGAACGAACGTAATAACAGTAAGTGTGGGTCTGGGATTCGTTGGGGGAACTATTGTATTGACTGCATCCAATGCATGTGGAACAAGTCCTGCAAGAACGAAAGCGGTTATGTTAAATCCACCTTTAACACCCGGACCAATCAGCGGACCTTCTACCGGAGTATGTGGTACTAACGGTGCTGTATATACTATAGTCCCGGTTCCCAATGCTGTAAGTTATCTGTGGACTGTTACGAATGGAACTATTGTAGGAGCTAATACCGGAACATCAATTGTAGTGAATTGGAATACTTCATTCACATCAGCGGTTGTCACTGTCCGAGCTGTCAATGGTTGTGGAATGGGAGCGATCAGGACATTGAATGTTTCCGGTGCACCTGCTACACCGGGACCTATCACCGGACCGGTTAATGTGTGTTCCGGCGCTACCTATCATTATTCTACCGCTACTGTTGCCGGAGCTTCACAATATACATGGGTAACTCCGGGTACAATTGTGAGCGGGCAAGGAACAAAGGATATCGATGTGGTATTTAATACAGTTCCAGCCGCCAACCAGGTTGTTTCGGTAAGAGCTTCTAATCCATGTGGTAACTCAGCGATCAGAGTCCTCAACGGAATTACCATCTCCTTCTGTATAAGAATGGATAATTCGGATTACGACCTGTTATCCGTATATCCTAATCCTGCTCATGAGCAGTTTGAAATTAATTATATTACCATGAAGGATAGTGAATACCGGATGGATATGATTGATGCTGAGGGACGCGTAGTATGGAATATGAAACGTACAGGTGATGGTGAGTTGCTGAGAAAGCAAGTGGATGTCACAGGTATTGCTCGCGGATTATACCTCATCAGACTGAATGACGAGGAAGGAGTAAAACAATTGAAGATTATTATTAACTAA
- a CDS encoding response regulator transcription factor: MNLIRVIIFEDNLDFVDSMSELIHNAEGIDLVGVFHNCKNVVKNVQHLQPDVVLMDIDMPVENGLQGLRKLRAEGSEVNVLMLTVFDDNDRVFQSICFGASGYILKNTSPEKMIEAIHEAHTGGAPMTPSVAKQVLKLFSQPFQNSVEIQALTPREHDVLSFLVRGYSYKMAATEMKVSIETLRYHIKNIYTKLHVNSKSEAVAKAIQNKMM; encoded by the coding sequence ATGAATTTAATTCGAGTGATTATTTTTGAAGATAATCTGGATTTCGTGGACAGCATGAGTGAGTTAATTCATAATGCGGAAGGAATAGATTTGGTTGGAGTGTTTCATAATTGCAAGAACGTTGTTAAAAATGTACAGCATCTCCAGCCCGATGTGGTGTTGATGGATATTGATATGCCTGTTGAAAATGGCTTGCAGGGCTTGCGGAAATTGCGAGCGGAGGGCAGTGAAGTAAATGTTTTAATGTTAACCGTTTTTGATGATAACGATCGTGTTTTTCAATCGATTTGTTTTGGGGCCAGTGGTTATATTTTGAAGAATACATCTCCCGAAAAGATGATTGAAGCCATTCATGAAGCGCATACAGGAGGGGCTCCTATGACACCATCTGTAGCAAAACAAGTGTTGAAACTCTTTTCGCAGCCTTTCCAAAATTCGGTTGAAATTCAAGCGCTCACGCCACGAGAACATGATGTACTGTCCTTTTTAGTTCGAGGCTATAGTTATAAGATGGCCGCTACTGAAATGAAAGTTAGTATTGAAACCTTACGATATCATATTAAAAATATATACACAAAACTGCATGTAAATTCAAAAAGCGAAGCAGTGGCAAAAGCAATACAGAATAAAATGATGTAA